Below is a genomic region from Triticum dicoccoides isolate Atlit2015 ecotype Zavitan chromosome 5A, WEW_v2.0, whole genome shotgun sequence.
ATACATATGTACTTGGTTGTATATTGAGATGTGGTTCTTGTTTCGTTTTTTTCAGGTACACCATGTTTTGGGTTGCTCTTCTTTTGACAAAGTTCGTATTTAGCTACTATGTCGAGGTGATTATACACACATACCAATTTATCTTCCTTTTTATGTCAATAATGTTGAACTATATGTAGATTGCCTAACTTTGTACATCAGTTTGGACTTTTGATTCTACTGGTTGGTGCATGAAACTTAATATGGTATTagagccaagaggtcttgggtCCAAGTCTCAGATTTCACAATTTAATTGCCTGCCCTTTTTCTGTACACGTTTAGGCCTTATCTAGCCACATGTGAGAGGGGTGTTGAAGTATAAATGCATTGCCCAACCTTCTCCCAGTTCGAACTTTTGGCTCTACCTGTTGGTACATGAAACTTGATATGGTAGTGGAGCCAAGAGGTTTTGGTTTTTTCACAATTTAAATTAATTTTTTGCTTGTCCTCTTTCTATCCACATTTAGGCCTTATCGAGCCACACGTGAGAGGGGGTGTTGAAGGTTCTACTGGGTTGGTGCATAATActtaataaatactccctccgtcccaaaataagtgactcaactttgtactaacttttagtacaaagttgagtcacttattttgggacggagggagtaacattcagCCAAAATCAGTGAAAGAATTTTTTTTGTGGTCAAGCTAGTCGTGTTTGGCCAGAGAGGTCACTCGTAGTAATTTACATTTTGTTACTTaccattttttttggaatattaacTTACTACGCATCCTACATGGCAGAACAACAATTTGAGTGTCTACTGATTTGTAATAGATTGTTAGCTTTGGTTTAAATAGCGTGTACCCGAAGTGTAGTACAGTAGTAGCTAGTGTTTTTATAATCGGTAGTAGGGCAGTCAATCGTAAAGTAAAACATCTAAATCGTATGGCCTAATATAACTATTCCACATATATAAGATAATTGATCATAAAATCTAGCTTGACCTTAGAAAGGGGCAAAATTCTTCTAGATGGTCCAGTTAGGTCCTTGCACCTATTCCTGAAAAAAAGGTCCTTAATACTTCAAAACTTGCATAGATCCTTACTTACCAAAGAAGTGTTTGCACCATGATCCGACATTGAATTAAGGTATGGGATTAATGATCCTGAAGTGGCTTCCAATTGTTGCTTTGGCAATTGGCATACATCTATCTATAAAATTCCAAATGCACCTCAATATTAAACCTCCATTTTTAGTTGCTACTGTACTTGCAACTATATAATCTAATAGTTATAATGCCACCGGATCTTTGCACCAACCATCCATTTTAGCGTCCgacaatagttttgtagtaatgacCCAAGTGAGAAAACTTGCAAGTTTATGGATCTAAACTGGAACCTTAGGAGAGAACTGGAGATTCCAACTTTACCAAGGTAAGCCACACTTTGTTACAACTACAAGTTTGATGAAGCTCGAGTGCAACTTTCTCACAAGCTTGTGTGTTGGAGATGTTGCACTTATAAGATAGTGCAAACCATGATGGTCTAATACGTTGAAGAGTTACATTTTGAAGCCGCAGGAGTGTTTGAGCCTGATTGATTTTAAGCGATGCAATTTTTCATctgatttattttgttttgttcaaATAAATTGGTATTGAACTAAATGTATCTCTAACTTAACTGTTGCACTTGTTCTTATAGATCAAGCCTCTTGTTGAACCCACCAAGGATATCATGAAATTCCCTATAAATCATTTCCGGTGGCATGAGTTTTTTCCAAGAGGTATTTATGTCTTTCTGAGATGTGAGAAGTGACAAACTTGACCCTTTATCAGAAGTTCAGCTAAAAGCGACCCTAGTCCGAAATATTAAATAAGTCTGACCTTTTTGCCCCCGGCGCTGAAGTTGGCTATGTCAGCACCATGTATCTTCGCATTGAGAAAAAGTCAACCTTGATGGTTGAAATGATGATTCACATGGCAGTGCCATTGTTATCAACATTGAGCTTTGAGAGCTCAGTGCCATTCTTTTGGCCCTGGCCAGCACCGCCAACCCATGTTACCAATTCACATGGCAGTGCCATTGTTATCAACATTGAGCTTTGAGAGCTCAGTGCCATTCTTTTGGCCCTGGCCAGCACCGCCAACCCATGTTACCTAGAAAAATGCATGCACACTAACATTCGAAAAAAAAACTGCACGCACTGCAGGCTGAGCACCACATGGCAACACTGCTAATATTTGCCATGCAACAGCGGCTAGAAATTCTACTTTATCTTCGATTCCTATGCATATCTCACGCACAAGGAGCCAAACTTCACCAAGAACACACCTACACCACTCACTCAGCTAACTCGGCAGTGCGATCAATGCATGTGTTACATACAACTGAACTGCTTAGGTTGGCAAATCATTCAGCACCAACGGGAATGGTGCTGAGCCGGTGATGTTGCGCTGGCCTGTGAATCGCCGTTTCTACAAATATGCTAAGTTTTCTCAACATTAAGATGCACAGCACtgatttggttaaatttttggacTAGAGTTCTGTTTGACTGAACTTTCAACAGAGGGTCAATTTTGTTAAAACACTGCAGAGATGATCATTTGGTgtttatttgtttataacattcctaaATCATGTTATGCAGCGAAGGGAAACATTGGCGTTGTAATTTCACTTTGGGCCCCAGTCATTTTGGTAAATTCTTTTCCTTTGTTTTGTTGGAAAGTTCAATGCCTATTATGACCATGTTACCGATTATGAAAAATAGGAGGCCGCCACTTTATGACAGTTTCACTTGCACTAGAGGAGAGCACGACAATGATTATGTGCATTTTTCCCTTTCCAGGTGTATTTCATGGACACGCAAATTTGGTATACAATCTTCTCCACTCTAGTTGGTGGAGTTTATGGTGCTTTCCAACGACTTGGCGAGGTTATCTTTTAACTGTTCAGTGATGTCTATTTACAAATTTATTAAACAGGCCACCATTACTTTTCTGTTATGGCGCGGTCCCTCTTTCATAGCGTAACACTTTTATCCCGTCATGAAGCTTTTTTGTTAACGTGACTCAGGCTCCTCAGTAGGCAGTTCTAATGATTGTAATTTCTCAAAGAAATCATTTACAAATCATATGAATGAGTTTCTCAAAGAAATCATTTACAAATATCTTTTTCTTTCCTGGATGAGACAGATCCGCACACTTGGAATGCTGCGGTCTCGCTTTGATTCAATACCTTTAGCCGTTAATGATTGTCTAGTTCCGGTTGAAACATCTGATCCAAGGCGGAAGAAAGGTCTAAGGTCTAATTTCAAGAATCGTTTCAAGGAGGTACTCATACTTCATTTACATATTATTGTGGTATTCTTGCAATTTATTGTTCGATATTAATTCTTTGAAATATATTGTTAATGATACTACATTTTAGATGACGCATGAAGACAAGGAGAAGGTAGCTGCAAGATTTGCACAGATGTGGAATGAAATTGTCTCTAGCTTCCGTGAGGAAGACCTTATAGATAACAGGTGATTAGATTGTATGAATTATAAGTTTTCAACTGCACTTTTGTCTTTTGACCATAAGCAAATGCTGTCATTTTTAACATAGGGAGAAGGAGCTGCTACTTGTTCCATATGTGGCTGATCAGGGTCTTCGTGTTACGCAGTGGCCTCCATTTTTGCTTGCCAGCATGGTTCTTCTCTGCTTttactttgtttattttatttaTAATTTATGGGAAGCCATCCTCATTCCCTTCTATTTATATGCAAATGGACAGGTCCCCATAGCTGTTGACATGGCGAAGGATAGCAATGGTAAAGACCGTGACTTGAAAAAGAGGATTGAAAACGATTATTATTTTTCTTGTGCAATTAAAGAATGCTATGCATCATGTAAAAACATCATCAATGATCTTGTACATGGTGAACCAGAGAAAAGGTATCTCTCCTATATACCTTTTATGAGTCCTAGACTTTATCTATTAAACTTGTGAGAAATAGTTGCCTGATCCATGGTGTACTTGATGCATTTTATTCGTGCTGCTTTCAGGGTCATAAATATTATATTTACTGAAGTTGAAAAGTGTATTGCTGAGGACAAAGTTATTACAGATTTGAATATGCAATCCCTGCCAGATCTCTACAATAAGTTTGTTGACTTGGTATTATTCTTGGTAAGTATGACATTTCCAGTTGTAAAAAACAAGGTCATAAATAATAAGTTATGTTTTTTTCTGGTTTTCTACTGAATTACGGAAAAGGTACAATTTATTTCCCCCATTTTTAGAAGTACAAATATGGATATATTGCTGGAAAGTATGCACCTCAATACAAAGCAATATCATTTTCATTTTGTGTTTTAAAGTTGCATTCTTCCTTTTCCAAGTGTTGATAGTGTACACAAATAACTGATTAATCCAATGTCTTCTCATGCCACCTTAGAACTCATTACTGGAGAACTTGTCTTTCATGAGCTTGTCTAAATACGCTGGCACAACAACTTAATCAGCAACTTATTAGCAGCAGTCTAATTTATTTTCCTGAATTTGAGCAAATCAAAATGGTCTATCTTTTTTCCAGTAACCAGATAGAAACTGGAACAGCACACTAACATGAAGtagacatgtgtgtgtgtgtgtgtgtgaatactATTCATAACACATTAGTGGTTGTTCCAATGATTTGTGCCAGCACATGACACTTTGTGTTTCTTTTGGACAATGCATGGTTACGTACTATAGCCATGACCAGTGTGCAATTTTACCTAATGTAAGACTAGCACTGCATGCATGATTCATTAAGGAAATAGCTAGACCTTTTTTAATGAAAATATCTAGACGTTTTCCTACTTGCCTATTTGTACTGATGTCGATTCGTAAGCTCATGTTGTCCTTTTGTATATCTTTCATTACATAATGCTTGTTAGACATACTACAGCATAAATGTAGTCCATTCACATGTTTGTGCAACCATATTATGCTGTTTTGCCTCATTGTGCTCATTCTTGTTTTTCATTCCTCTTTCTTTTGTTTACTGATGTCAGAAAAAGAATGATGAGAAAGACAGGGTCGCTGTGATAAAGATATTTCAAGATATGCTGGAGGTTGTAACGAGAGATATAATGGAAGACCAACTTCCTAGGTACAATGTTGTTTTAAGCATGTATAAATATCCCTGACGATGAAGTACTGCACCCTGCTATCTTACTGCTTAGAGCTCATTCTGTGAGCAGCTTATATTTGTGGTTTGTCATTGCTTCTTTTACAACATGGCAGTATTTTGGAGTCAAGTCATGGGGGTTCATATCAAAGGCCAGAGGGCATGACAGCATGGGATAATGAATATCAGTTATTTCAACCATCTGGAGCTATCAAGTTTCCACTAGAAGTCAGCACAGAGGCTTGGAAAGAAAAGGTTTTATTGAAGAAGTAACTGAAACTTCTAAAATTGTGAATGTCTCTTGTTTTCATAGACTGGGGGATCATTTCCTGACCAATTTGCTCCATTCTTAATTCCTTCCGATAATGCAATTCTTCTTGTTCCCCTTTTCTGGCGTTCTAATGAAACCGGATGTTTACCTATTGTCTAAGGATATAATCTTCACTCCAGGTGAATAGGCTGGAACTACTGCTGACGGTGAAAGAGTCTGCTATGGACGTTCCTTCAAATCTTGAAGCCAGAAGGCGTCTTACCTTTTTCACCAACTCTTTGTTTATGGATATGCCTGATGCTCCTAAAGTCCGAAACACACTTTCATTTTCGTAAGTCCTTATATGTAACTTGCACATTAATTTTACTAATCCTCTTTTGACCTTGCATGCATCACTCTTTTTGTGAAACTGTGATCAAGTATATAGATCTACCGTAGTGATTTGTTTCTGTATATTGCAAATAGAAAAATGTAATAGCACACAGCCTGAAATGATAAGGTTTTATCAACTTCCTCTTTCTTCTCTTTTCATCTGCTTATGATTCACATGTCAGATATTTCTGTTATAATGATGAGATTTTTTTTTGTGTGTAGTGCATTGACTCCTTATTACAATGAGCATGTTCTTTTCTCCATAAAAGAGCTTGAAGAGGAAAATGAAGATGGAGTTTCCACTCTGTTCTACCTACAGAAAATTTACCCAGGTCGGGGGGAAGAGGAAGAACAATTTCTCCTTTCCAGTCATAAGTAATAAAGTATATTATGAAACAACCAGACATTTATTTTGTATGGTTATGCATACAGATGAATGGAAAAACTTCCAGGAAAGGATTGAGGAAGAACTAAAAGATGATGAAGAACTGAAGGAAGAAGCGCTTCGTCAATGGGCTTCATACAGAGGCCAAACACTAACTCGAACAGGTACAATTAATTGGTTAGCATTTATTTGTTGAATTCAGCTACATGTATCACCCTTTTTAAAACAAATGCTACATTTTCTCAATTTAACCTGATCATGCTTAATTTCAAATTATTTGATTGATCTGAAACAGTTAGAGGCATGATGTACTATCGAAAAGCTTTGGTTCTTGAAGCATTTCTAGATATGGCCAAACATGAAGGTAATATTTTTGTAGTCTCTGTTATCTCCCCAGCTAAACCCAAATGGAAAGAACGGGGGTATAACACCATTAGCAGCGCATCTTTACTAGTTCAAGCATGGTTTAATGATTGTAACATGGGTTTTCTGCAGATCTCATGGAAGGATATAAAGCAGCTGGGACAATATCGGATGAAGAGTGGAAGTCCTTGATTGCTCAGTGTGAAGCATTGGCTGATATGAAGTTCGCCTATGTGGTATCATGCCAACAATATGGAAATGACAAGCGTTCTGCTCTTTCAAATGCCCAAGACATATTACAGCTAATGAGAACGTAAATGATCCTTCTGCATATATCTGAATAACAATACAGGATATAAATTTAGTGGAATACTCATTTTCTATTGCTGTGTGAAATACCCATATCTTGATGTAACCCGCATGAAATTTTCTGACGAGTTCTAAAAAATCTCGAAATATTGGTGGGCATAGAGACAGGGATATTATATGGCACTGAGAAATTTCATGATCAAATTAGATTGCAATTCTGAGAAACAAAAATATGGAAGCAGCTCAATGGAATAGTGCAGGAAGCCCGTAACCATATATCTCTGTGGGAACTTAAATTTTCTCTTGTTTCTCCCTGATACGGTCATGCAATTACCCAGAGCCACAACACATGCTTTCCCCCACATTTGCCTTCACAAAGTTCACAAGTTCACATAAGTGTACACTTGATTACCCATTATAATTTGATAGCATAGGAATGCCATTACTTAGAGTTTACCTTCGAAGTGTAAACTAATTGCTGGAGTTATATTTCTCGCAGGTACCCTTCTCTTCGTGTAGCATATATTGATGTGGTGGAAGATAGAGTAGGAGAGAAGCAAATTGAGACAGCTTATTACTCTACATTGGTAAAGGTTGCTCTAAATAAGGACTCTGAATCTGCGGGTCCAGTACAAAATCTTGATCaggtaatgttagttcaattttatcAGGCTATGGTGCGGAACTTCTGTCAAATCATGTTTGTGAAGCAAATAATTTTTACTAATAGAAAGGGCAGTGCAGAACCAAAATACCCACAGTTTGTTTTTCTGAAACTAGTATGGATCTAAAACATGTGATGGAAGATATAAAGAACACAGGCAATGcaattcaacactgaagaaaaaaaaAAACTAGGAAAGGGGCATTCTCAACTGTATCTTCTAGGTGCTGAAAATGGTGGCAGTaatcttcctacttgattgattcaTGGACGTCATTAAACGGAAATTTAGTCTATGAAGTCTTCAAACTTATTTCTGAAATTTAGTCTATAGTTAGAAAATAAAATCAGATGGCGTAATAAAGCGGTCACTAAACTTGCCACTTATGTAGTTGTGTTTTGTGATACTTTTACTATCATTGACTGATGGAGGTACAGTTAGCAACTTCATGTTTTAAGGGTTCAAGTGACATGATTGTACAAGTTTAAAATCTCCGCTGCAATTTCTATTCACAAAACTTCTCCTTTTCCATAAAAATGTCAAGATTTCTGGATGGGTACTCTTTTTTGTTTGTATAAATGACTCATGTGACATTTCTACCATCTGGGCACATCTTTATGTTTCCAAGGTTATCTACCGGATAAAACTTCCAGGCCCTGCAATATTAGGAGAAGGAAAACCTGAAAATCAAAACCATGCAATAATTTTCACCCGTggtgaaggcctgcaaaccatagacATGAACCAGGTATCTCCCATCATGCTTATAGTGCTTTTACTTATGAAATTATACTAATGCTTCTAGTAAGAACTCATTTTCTTGTCATCATGCCATTAATTTCATAGGATAACTATATGGAAGAAGCACTTAAAATGAGAAACTTGCTTCAAGAGTTCCTTACAGAAGATGGAATCCGGCAGCCATCTATCCTTGGAGTTAGGGAGCACATTTTTACTGGCAGGTTGATTACTAATGTAGTGTACAATTGAGATTTTTTTTCCTGTTATTTATGCATCTTAAACCTCTCTTGTCTTCCATGGTGCAGTGTCTCCTCCCTTGCATGGTTTATGTCAAATCAGGAGCACAGTTTTGTGACTATTGGACAACGGCTGCTTGCAAACCCTCTGAAGTGAGATCTTCTCCtattaactactccctccatcccataatataagtgtTTTTGACACTTAGTGAAGTGTCAAAAactctcttatattatgggacagagggagtatttcactACACATTTACTCGTACATTTCAATGATTAGAAAAATACTCTATACATTTATTCTGGCAGTGTGTCAGCTACTGTAAAaagagaaacacacacacacacacacactgtatTTATTTGAGTAtcgaagtatttggaaaagtattaATACATTCTATTCAGTCCCTTATTATTTCGCAATAGTTAGTGCGGAAAATAAGACGGGAGTGCAAGCATTCATATTTCACAAGAATCGTCATACATGCGGTTATCCAAAAATTCTGTGAGAGAGCAAGTCTTAGATCGAACTTTTATAACTACTGGGTGGAAACAGTTAAGGGCTATGAATAAAACCAAGGAAGCAGTACTTGTATCTTTCAACGTGTTGTCCACATGCACAGTGATTTCTTATGACAGGGTTATTCCTCTGTGTCGCCATTTACTTCATACCGTCCATCATTTGTGTCTACTTTCATATTGTTCTCTTCTTCCAATTCATTCATTATTTGCTTTGCTTCAACTAGCTGATCCTGCATTCTCCTTTTGAATTGTATCTAAGTTTATTACTGAATTTGTCTAGGGTTCGATTCCACTATGGCCACCCGGATGTATTTGATAGGCTTTTCCATCTAACAAGGGGTGGTGTCAGTAAGGCATCAAGGAGTATCAACTTAAGTGAAGATATTTTTGCAGGTTTGTTACATGATTTTATCGAGTGATCAATGATGTTCCTAAAATCAAGGCTTCAGGGGGTAGTGTTTATAAGAGCCAACAGGGTAGTCATTAAAGATATTTTCTTGCAAGAGATAGCAAAATAGATATCAGTATTATATTTTGATTCATATTGTCTTCAATACTTTAGGATTTAACTCAACTCTTCGTGGTGGCAATGTAACACATCATGAATATGTGCAAGTCGGCAAGGGACGAGATGTAGGACTAAATCAGATCTCCAAGTTTGAGGCTAAGGTGGCAAATGGAAATGGCGAGCAGACCCTTAGCCGTGATATCTACCGGCTTGGGCACCGGTTCGATTTCTTCAGAATGCTTTCATGCTACTTCACCACCGTGGGATTTTATTTCAGTACACTGGTATGATCACTTCGTTCTGAATATATCCATACAAGTTTCTCTGCCAAATGCAAATATGAATCTTGTTAGCCTACGAACTTCTCTCTATAGAGATTGTTTACAGCTTAAGGGGCATATTTGTCTCATTTATATTATATTGATATTGCCATCAATATGTTCACAACGACTTGTATTTTGCATTTGGAGTATATCAGTACAATGAACTATAGTTTTTTCTAACGCCTTTTACTCCTCTCAGTTGACAGTCTTCACAGTTTATGTGTTTCTGTATGGGCGCCTTTATCTTGCTCTTAGTGGACTTGAAGAAGGGCTTGCAACACAACGGAAATTCAGCCATAATCATGCTCTTCAGGTTGCTCTTGCCTCGCAGTCTCTTGTTCAGCTTGGTTTTCTGATGGCCCTGCCCATGATGATGGAAATTGGCCTTGAAAAAGGATTTGGCAAGGCACTAAGTGAATTTATAATGATGAACTTGCAATTGGCATCCGTGTTCTTTACATTTTCACTTGGTACCAAGACTCACTATTATGGACGTATGTTGCTTCATGGAGGTGCTCAATACAGAAGTACCGGTAGGGGATTTGTTGTCTTTCATGCAAAGTTTGCAGAAAACTACAGGCTATATTCTCGCAGCCACTTTGTTAAAGGCATCGAGTTGATGACTCTGCTCATCGTTTATCAACTATTTGGTCAAACTTCACACTCAACCATCGCATATATCTTTGTTACGTCCTCCATGTGGTTCctagtgttgacatggctctttgcACCCTTTCTGTTCAACCCCTCGGGGTTTGAGTGGGCGAAAATTTTGGACGATTGGTCGGACTGGAATAAGTGGATCAGCAATCGTGGTGGGATTGGTGTGTCACCAGAAAAGAGCTGGGAATCCTGGTGGGAGATAGAGCAGGAGCATCTGAAGCATACAGGAACAATCGGAATCATCTTTGAGATAATTTTGTCCCTTCGGTTTTTCATATATCAGTATGGCCTCGTTTACCAGT
It encodes:
- the LOC119303926 gene encoding callose synthase 3-like isoform X1, with product MTSLSRTLSRAGPMQPPGPRRILRTQTAVNLGEPIFDSEVVPSSLVEIAPILRVANEVEAANPRVAYLCRFYAFEKAHRLDPTSSGRGVRQFKTALLQRLERENVPTLTGRAQKSDAREIQTFYRHYYKKYIQALQNASDQGDRSQLTKAYQTANVLFEVLKAVTQQHAVEVDDEILETADKVKEKTKIYIPFNILPLDPDSGNQAVMKFPEIQAAASALRNTRGLPLPKNYESKVNEDLLDWLQAMFGFQTDNVSNQREHLILLLANIHIRKHPKTDEHSKLEDNALDEVMKKLFKNYKKWCTYHGRKSSLWLPTIQQEVQQRKLLYIGLYLLIWGEAANLRFLPECLCYIYHHMAFEMYGMLAGNVSAMTGEYVKPAYGGDKEAFLKKIVTPIYCTIAQEAERSKREKGNHSQWRNYDDLNEFFWSADCFRLAWPMRADADFFCQPLKPVDERNESTIKADKQKGKVNFVELRSFWHIFRSFDRMWSFFVLALQIMVILAWSEGGSLGNIFDPLVFKEILSIFITSSILNLGKATLDIIFNWRARRTMEFMVKLRYVLKFILAAMWVVLLSVTYAYTWEKPTGIIRTIKNWFGNGPDQPSLFIIAVVVYLLPDMLAAVLFALPLLRRKLEGSDYKLMRLIMWWSQTRLFVGRGMHESAFSLFMYTMFWVALLLTKFVFSYYVEIKPLVEPTKDIMKFPINHFRWHEFFPRAKGNIGVVISLWAPVILVYFMDTQIWYTIFSTLVGGVYGAFQRLGEIRTLGMLRSRFDSIPLAVNDCLVPVETSDPRRKKGLRSNFKNRFKEMTHEDKEKVAARFAQMWNEIVSSFREEDLIDNREKELLLVPYVADQGLRVTQWPPFLLASMVLLCFYFVYFIYNLWEAILIPFYLYANGQVPIAVDMAKDSNGKDRDLKKRIENDYYFSCAIKECYASCKNIINDLVHGEPEKRVINIIFTEVEKCIAEDKVITDLNMQSLPDLYNKFVDLVLFLKKNDEKDRVAVIKIFQDMLEVVTRDIMEDQLPSILESSHGGSYQRPEGMTAWDNEYQLFQPSGAIKFPLEVSTEAWKEKVNRLELLLTVKESAMDVPSNLEARRRLTFFTNSLFMDMPDAPKVRNTLSFSALTPYYNEHVLFSIKELEEENEDGVSTLFYLQKIYPDEWKNFQERIEEELKDDEELKEEALRQWASYRGQTLTRTVRGMMYYRKALVLEAFLDMAKHEDLMEGYKAAGTISDEEWKSLIAQCEALADMKFAYVVSCQQYGNDKRSALSNAQDILQLMRTYPSLRVAYIDVVEDRVGEKQIETAYYSTLVKVALNKDSESAGPVQNLDQVIYRIKLPGPAILGEGKPENQNHAIIFTRGEGLQTIDMNQDNYMEEALKMRNLLQEFLTEDGIRQPSILGVREHIFTGSVSSLAWFMSNQEHSFVTIGQRLLANPLKVRFHYGHPDVFDRLFHLTRGGVSKASRSINLSEDIFAGFNSTLRGGNVTHHEYVQVGKGRDVGLNQISKFEAKVANGNGEQTLSRDIYRLGHRFDFFRMLSCYFTTVGFYFSTLLTVFTVYVFLYGRLYLALSGLEEGLATQRKFSHNHALQVALASQSLVQLGFLMALPMMMEIGLEKGFGKALSEFIMMNLQLASVFFTFSLGTKTHYYGRMLLHGGAQYRSTGRGFVVFHAKFAENYRLYSRSHFVKGIELMTLLIVYQLFGQTSHSTIAYIFVTSSMWFLVLTWLFAPFLFNPSGFEWAKILDDWSDWNKWISNRGGIGVSPEKSWESWWEIEQEHLKHTGTIGIIFEIILSLRFFIYQYGLVYQLTIAKNNKSIVVYLISWLVILVMLVILKIISVGRRRFGANFQLFFRLIKFMIFVSFFAILVVLIVLLHMTIKDILVCFLAFLPTGWGILLIAQACRPLFRVTGLWGSVRALARAYEVIMGMLLFTPITVLSWFPFVSEFQTRMLFNQAFSRGLQISRILGGQKKERAASTKD
- the LOC119303926 gene encoding callose synthase 3-like isoform X2, coding for MTSLSRTLSRAGPMQPPGPRRILRTQTAVNLGEPIFDSEVVPSSLVEIAPILRVANEVEAANPRVAYLCRFYAFEKAHRLDPTSSGRGVRQFKTALLQRLERENVPTLTGRAQKSDAREIQTFYRHYYKKYIQALQNASDQGDRSQLTKAYQTANVLFEVLKAVTQQHAVEVDDEILETADKVKEKTKIYIPFNILPLDPDSGNQAVMKFPEIQAAASALRNTRGLPLPKNYESKVNEDLLDWLQAMFGFQTDNVSNQREHLILLLANIHIRKHPKTDEHSKLEDNALDEVMKKLFKNYKKWCTYHGRKSSLWLPTIQQEVQQRKLLYIGLYLLIWGEAANLRFLPECLCYIYHHMAFEMYGMLAGNVSAMTGEYVKPAYGGDKEAFLKKIVTPIYCTIAQEAERSKREKGNHSQWRNYDDLNEFFWSADCFRLAWPMRADADFFCQPLKPVDERNESTIKADKQKGKVNFVELRSFWHIFRSFDRMWSFFVLALQIMVILAWSEGGSLGNIFDPLVFKEILSIFITSSILNLGKATLDIIFNWRARRTMEFMVKLRYVLKFILAAMWVVLLSVTYAYTWEKPTGIIRTIKNWFGNGPDQPSLFIIAVVVYLLPDMLAAVLFALPLLRRKLEGSDYKLMRLIMWWSQTRLFVGRGMHESAFSLFMYTMFWVALLLTKFVFSYYVEIKPLVEPTKDIMKFPINHFRWHEFFPRAKGNIGVVISLWAPVILVYFMDTQIWYTIFSTLVGGVYGAFQRLGEIRTLGMLRSRFDSIPLAVNDCLVPVETSDPRRKKGLRSNFKNRFKEMTHEDKEKVAARFAQMWNEIVSSFREEDLIDNREKELLLVPYVADQGLRVTQWPPFLLASMVPIAVDMAKDSNGKDRDLKKRIENDYYFSCAIKECYASCKNIINDLVHGEPEKRVINIIFTEVEKCIAEDKVITDLNMQSLPDLYNKFVDLVLFLKKNDEKDRVAVIKIFQDMLEVVTRDIMEDQLPSILESSHGGSYQRPEGMTAWDNEYQLFQPSGAIKFPLEVSTEAWKEKVNRLELLLTVKESAMDVPSNLEARRRLTFFTNSLFMDMPDAPKVRNTLSFSALTPYYNEHVLFSIKELEEENEDGVSTLFYLQKIYPDEWKNFQERIEEELKDDEELKEEALRQWASYRGQTLTRTVRGMMYYRKALVLEAFLDMAKHEDLMEGYKAAGTISDEEWKSLIAQCEALADMKFAYVVSCQQYGNDKRSALSNAQDILQLMRTYPSLRVAYIDVVEDRVGEKQIETAYYSTLVKVALNKDSESAGPVQNLDQVIYRIKLPGPAILGEGKPENQNHAIIFTRGEGLQTIDMNQDNYMEEALKMRNLLQEFLTEDGIRQPSILGVREHIFTGSVSSLAWFMSNQEHSFVTIGQRLLANPLKVRFHYGHPDVFDRLFHLTRGGVSKASRSINLSEDIFAGFNSTLRGGNVTHHEYVQVGKGRDVGLNQISKFEAKVANGNGEQTLSRDIYRLGHRFDFFRMLSCYFTTVGFYFSTLLTVFTVYVFLYGRLYLALSGLEEGLATQRKFSHNHALQVALASQSLVQLGFLMALPMMMEIGLEKGFGKALSEFIMMNLQLASVFFTFSLGTKTHYYGRMLLHGGAQYRSTGRGFVVFHAKFAENYRLYSRSHFVKGIELMTLLIVYQLFGQTSHSTIAYIFVTSSMWFLVLTWLFAPFLFNPSGFEWAKILDDWSDWNKWISNRGGIGVSPEKSWESWWEIEQEHLKHTGTIGIIFEIILSLRFFIYQYGLVYQLTIAKNNKSIVVYLISWLVILVMLVILKIISVGRRRFGANFQLFFRLIKFMIFVSFFAILVVLIVLLHMTIKDILVCFLAFLPTGWGILLIAQACRPLFRVTGLWGSVRALARAYEVIMGMLLFTPITVLSWFPFVSEFQTRMLFNQAFSRGLQISRILGGQKKERAASTKD